Within the Neorhodopirellula lusitana genome, the region AGTTTTGGCGAACCGTCGCCTACCAAGCTGGAAACCGAAGTCGCGATCTCATTGCGACGACTTCCGATCGGGAGATAGACATTGCTACGCGTTTCAATGGAATTCAGCAGCAACTCGAATCCGAAGCCTAGCTGGTGATAACTTGCGAGCGAAGTTCGGCGGTGATCGGTAAACAGGTTCAAGCCCCAGACCGTTTTGTTTGCGATCCGTCCGCGGACTCCGAGCCCTAGACTAGAACCAGCACTATCGCCGCTGTCGTCGAGCAAACAACGAGCGTCGACAAAAGCCATCGCATTCGTGTTCCCCCAGGGCACAAAACCGTAGATGTCGGAGTAGGACTCATCGACGCCACTGCGAGCGGAAAGAGAACGCCAACCGACGCGAGGCACCAATTCTCCACC harbors:
- a CDS encoding inverse autotransporter beta domain-containing protein; translated protein: MTKLCPNLRNTACFYIIGLLLRILMWGVLVSGFASGGELVPRVGWRSLSARSGVDESYSDIYGFVPWGNTNAMAFVDARCLLDDSGDSAGSSLGLGVRGRIANKTVWGLNLFTDHRRTSLASYHQLGFGFELLLNSIETRSNVYLPIGSRRNEIATSVSSLVGDGSPKLEFSQNYLILGRLRNQTADVEQALAGFDFEVGTNLLNDWYFAGDQNALATKAYVGVYGFENPGMENTMGASARVASQAMSCC